TTGGGATGATGGCTGCTCAGTTCAAGGCATTTCTTGATGCCACTGGTGGTCTCTGGAGAACTCAGCAGCTTGCAGGCAAGCCAGCGGGCCTTTTCTACAGTACTGGCTCTCAAGGAGGTGGCCAAGAGACTACTGCGTTAGTCCCTTCTCCTCAAAAGACTTTCACATTTTGAGCTTGACTTGTGATTTGaaaattctaattgaaactTTTACATTAAACTCAATAAATCTGCAGGTTGACAGCAATTACTCAGCTTGTTCACCATGGAATGATCTTTGTCCCAATCGGTTACACATTTGGTGCTGGCATGTTCGAGATGGAACAGATTAAAGGTGGAAGTCCTTATGGGGCAGGAACTTTTGCTGGAGATGGCTCTAGACAGCCAACAGCTCTTGAACTGGAGCAAGCTTTCCACCAGGGAAAACACATTGCCACCATCGCAAAGAAGCTCAAAGGCTCTGCTTGATTGTTTCACTACAAACTCATGTCCTATTGCATTCTGctgttccatttttttttttcctatgtCTATATACTCTTGTTTTAAGTTGCATTCCTACTACAAACAATAAGTGATTATTACCTATTATATCAGCATATATATAGGGTCATTGGTCAGTGTCTATCACAGTTTACAGAGGTTGGTTTACATGTTCTATGAAtcatacttaattttttttctcatttcatAATCAATGGCTACAGCAACAATCTctttatctctctctctctctctctctctccctctccccCAACCCCCTACCCCCCAATAATTGTACTCCTATGTCCATTTGATAAGAAGATTGTTGTGGTCCAATCCCAATAAGTTGGCTCAAACTACAAATTTTTGTGTTATGAAACATATGTTGCTACCTTGTTTGCTTAAGAAGCAACAGTTAGCTTTAATATTGAATACTCCTTCGTTCCCAAAATAAGCGTCGTTTAAACTCTTATAATATACCATATATACAAGGTATCATTTACCAAGTTAGCTCTATTCCCAAGTGAGATGCTTGCAATTTCTATCTCCTCATTCACTTTTTTTATCTCTACCTTGTTCATTTCCTATTGTCTCTAAAGTCTGCTGGACACATTATTTTCAGCATGACTTGTAGAAGGATTTCAATAAAAACAACCACTTTAATAATTGGTGGCGGCAACTTGCAGCCTTTTAAATGTTAAGGCTTTCTCCTTGCAAgttattctatttattttggTGTTCCCTCTTCTAGAAGATTATAATATAAGATGGGATAATTTACACACTTCGTTTATATAAGATCATAATATACAAGTTAGAAATTCGAGTCTACTCTCACTGTCAATGAGACATATTCCACACTTCCAAGCGGTATATACCGAACGAAAACTTCATTCTCGATTCTTGTTGTGAAAATCTTTTATTTGCTTTTCTACGATGAAAGTTTGGTTCAGTTCTAAACTTCTAATAAACTTATTTTGTATCTCTAACATTAGGAAGATTGGGAGGGATcaagtttcataaattttgaagtttaaaactaaagaaattttgtttttcttaaattattatatttttaaatagtttttatctAATATTTTGAGTGATTAATTGAAAAAtctataacaaaataataatttgaaatctTATTTCGTTAATAAGTGTAAAATTCTCTAACTAATATATAAGCATGGTAGAATTTGATTTGGGCTTAATTGTTGGCCTGCTAATGAACTACAAACCacaaaagtgaaagaaaaagggTCCAAGCCCCAAGGAGGAGCAAAGTTATTGGTCTTATTCTTTGCATTCATCTATAGTGAAATCATAGCACATATGACTGGACTAGACccaattgagaaaaaaaaataaaaaagaataaaaaataaatatatatatattattcgtttatttcaatttgttgttttatttttgtttttagtctgttttcaaaaaatactctctttgtcccaatttatgtgacacttttcatttttcgagagtcgaaccgtttaagtttgaccggaaATTTGCgcataaaatctttaaaaaataaataaatgaaacttatatatttataaactacgtgaaaagtactataattcacgataattgacaatttaaaatatttaaaaaattaacggtcaaagataaacttgtttgaatctcgaaattcaaaatatatcacataaattgagacggaagGAATACCACTTTTCATATTGAGTAACTCTTAATTTAACATCCTATATGACATATTTActatcataaaattcaaatataattttggtACATTACACACtttagacaaacaaattaagaCATAAAGGAATAATACTTAATTGTTGAAAAGAGAAGTAAACTTGCCAATTAAGTTGCACTCAACTAAGTAAATCCCATCCACTACAACCGTCCACAAGGTTCCCAAATTAATACTTAAATCGAAAGAGAAGTGAACTTGCGAATTAATAGGAGTTTTTTAGGGATGGATTAGCTGGAGATTTTCGATAAATTTCACGTTTTCTAATAGCGAATTCAACATAAATGAATTGTTAGCATTTTATATGGTCTAAAATGAATGAATTTTTCAAAGTTTAAGAatgtataattattatttttccagaATTGTTCTTTTTAATGGGGGTTTTGaactacttttaaattttaaaaaatgactatttttacttttaagaaGAGCTTGAGAAGAATCAAAAGGATAATACTCAGAAATTGTCCTTTAATTCATGTccttaaatatatttcttaaagGTGTGTCATACCCCTAACATTTCATTTATGTTGGATTAGAGATTAGAGATTAGAGAGAGTAATATTTCCTTCTCACCGATGATGAAGCGAGATATTTCAACAagaagatttaatttttttgaacgTACGACCTTAATTTTAGAAGTTAGAGTGGGTAAAAATCTATATTGATCGGGAAATGGACTGATGGTCTCCTTGTATGACATATGCAATCCTCCCTttttgagctaacttttggaGTTGAGTTAGGCTCAGATGTCATATATTTACATGGTATTAGAGTCAGGTACATCCTCGTTTGGACTCTCGGTCCATGCTCCAGTTGGGCATGGGCGTGAAGgggggtgttagagtgggtaaaaGTCTCACATTTGTTGGGAATGCGCTGATGGTCTCTTTATATGGACTTAGGCAATCATTCCCTCATGAACTAGTTATTGGGATTGAGTTAGGTCCAGGTACCATATCTTTACAAGAACTATCTTAGTTACACTGAAAACTTTTCTTCTATAGAGGGGAttcaaaagtatatatataaaaaaaattagttctgCCTAATTAATTTGCACGGTATGATTTTCCAACCGTCAATCGCGAGCTAGTGTTTAACATGTTGGAACAGTAAAAATGTAGGTAGGGCAGAATTATATTAATGTTTTGATGGCTATATATTCCAATTAATTCTCAGTGGGAAAGTACTTGAAGATGTGATTCAAAGTTGAAGAAAGCAAATGaactttttatgaaaattaaactTATGCTTGAAGAGAGTCTAAGAGAACTTTGCAATGATTAgccaaaacaagaaaaaaaagctACCATCTTTGCCTACTAAAGTCAGACTACTCAAACATCTATATACTTTATTAACATCAAATGATGCTTTTTTTCCctctgtatatatatactattcctTCTTTTCTGTTTTTCCAAAACTATTCCTCTAAGTTATAGGAGTAATAATATCTTGGAGATATATTGTAGGGGGATCTCATATTGTGATGATCCAGAGCCCAGTCATGTTCTTCTATTCTCTATTCATTCACGACAAGCCCACCTCACCTTTTTCAAAAGGTGTGGGCCAGCTAAatcaattcaaaaatatttctaacATAGTTTGAGTCTACGTGATTTCTTTTAAAAGGTCTCAAATTGTTAAGAGtaatcttatattttttatatgtataactttttttatatgAGATTTTGTTCACACACTTAATTATGATCTTTCGCTCAAACTAAGTTTTTTTGCACGCCTATCATCAAGATTCATTGGCTAATCTGAGATTCACAGAGTGCCAATTAGATCATCCGAATATTTATGATCATCAAAGCGCACTAACTTTTATTTATAGCTGTCACAAAGCTATAGGTACTTGATGATCACCAAAGCCCATAGGCTTTTTATTTTGTGTATGTATACCTCATACTTCAAACTACGAATAAAGATAGTAATTCAGGACTCCATAAATCAGTAATAAGTCGAGCCCAACAACATCATTACACCCTCTCCATATTCGTATTATCGAACCATTAGCTATAATACTAGTTATGGTCAATAACGGTGgaatcaaaatcacaataaataaataataacctCATATATATATGTCCAAGAAAGTATATAAGATATTTTAGTCTGTGGATGGATAAGTGAAGAACAAAGGTACAGATCCTGATGTTCTAAGGTTTGGTATAATAGCCATCAACCGATCAATTCAATTGTCATAAATTATAAAAGTTGATTGCTAGAGATACTACTAATCAactaaagttatttttttgtttttatttcttttgatgaGTCGCTTGTCATAGGGATTCTTCAAGTTTAAGCTTCTCAATTAAAGATACGCAAGCATAAATAGGGGTCAATTTACGTGGTTCAAACTCTGTACTCGGGTCAGATTCGTTAAAATATACTCTGTtagggtgtacaaaatcgaatcgaaaatcaaatcaaatcgcaaatcgagtcaacccgactagtggtttggtttgacttagtttggttttgaaaaaaaaaacagactatatttgggttggtttgattttaactaaaaaaaaacaacccgagaccaaaccaacccgaatttatatatataattttaaaattttattttatacataaaaatatttactttgatataatttttaaatatttcttatacttttccatagtttttatcttttaatatattatttcaagtttgaaacttagaattaagAATGGGctaataaagattatagtccacagatgttggtaattataataaaacttaaatcaaaatcaaattaatactaatgcaaaaagaaaatcaattcaacactaagaatgacaataatattgaatatttgttctttagtttaaCATtagtttagacaattaaaatacataatctaattttaattttctttaatatttagtcatgtaactaatacttattaaacttaattttagcataatttagtacttttaaattatgatcattttcattatgacttgttaatttgcaatatttgttttacgcgatttcattattattctttttgttggatattttagtgtcattaatcatatcatattgtgttatatttttaagaaacatcttagatagttgtattttggtaggactaaagaaatatttgaagtacaagtaaattatatgtttgtatgaatactttaccggaaaaaacCCAATAACCCGAAAATccgaaaaaacccgagttttattggtttggtttggtttataaatttaaaaatccgacacaaatggtttggtttgatatttgaaaaacccgaaccaacccggccatgtacacccctactctTAGTtttatattagttgatcatttttctttttatacgCATATtaagaaatgataaaaaataataaaaaattactaattCACCCCTTAAAAAATAGggaattttacaaacaaatgtaaacatttttaaaaagaattaatcgtaagtaatataagaaaatttcaattaatattttttcaatttaataggatggacaactaatatgaaataattatttagtaaGATGATCGATTAATATAGGACGAATAGAGAGAgtactattttaaaagtatttgacATCTATCGATTGATTTTTGAAGTCTGAGCAATATATATGGGGTAAAACATTACTACCTCAGTCTTACACTTTCAGCTTTTttgagatttaatttttttaaactttgacCGTTTATTTAACACAGAATCTATTAattcttcaaaataaaatttatttccttcatttctattttttttttttttttaatttgtttgtcatattttgaCTTAACACTTAATTTAAGAAAGTAATCAAGATTTGTATCGtatgatcttaaattaaaaatatatcaaatgtaCTTATaaattgtcctttaattttagggtcttaaacatgtcacgtataaattaaataatttgaaattaaaaagttgttaaaaaagaaaaagacattttttttcaaatggaCTAAAAAGAATGTaggtcaaacaaattaaaaatactataaattataataattaataattttatatatttaaaaagacaTGAAAGTATAATAATCTTATAAAAGCCATGTCACGTTCAATTTGACATTCAAAAACGGAACGcgtttaagaaaatataattactaTTATCTTAGGCCCTTAACGTTTAGAAAACGTTTCATTCTCACTTTCCTGAAGTCTTCATTTTAATTCAGTCCACTTATTTAACTTCATCACAATTATTCTCAAGTCATCTACTTCcacttattattattagttaatCCGATTGATTGATAAATCATTATTTAATTCCTCTCCAACAATTATTAACTATCCTATATATCTGTACTATTTAAGATGTAAAAGCTGGGGTGGATCAACTTATTATTAAACTTCAACACGTTAATTACTTCGCTTAACATGCATTATGTCTAAATcctattttataatatatctaCAAACGTTCAAATAATAGAAAATCTTTCAGTAGGACCAACTAAATCGTTACTGATAATACCTTAAGAATGGTGATACACACAATTTAACATTAAATTGTCTTATGTGGGGTAACTTTAATCTTTTCCCTACCAATTAATTGAACACCACAcacaaaattttttaaaaaaaactaagaacCAAAAATGGCTGCTTATTTATCGTCCACTTTTGCTCACACCTCCACCTCATTTTTTTTCCCCAATGAAGATAAATTCTTTAAATATATGATTGActaaattagaagaaaatgaattaatattGCGAGTGAGATTTGCTCTTTTATTTAAATACCTCTTATACCAATAAGGCAATAACTTCGTCcatctatttttacttgtccaataTCGACCATGACATGGCTCTTAAGgagcaataaataaaatatttttaattcaggagcggctcaacgtaattgggggcctaaagcgaaatttcaattcgcggcctaaaatataaatacacttcatatacgtatttattcaaaaaaaaaaagtacactattaagatgaaaattattagtacttaatattgttttttgagttactagttttaggtaagattttatcaacacaacattgaaaaacatcctttaagtgagacaattattatatgcattgttaacataatgatatatgtaataagttgataaatattaaataaagataagagttagaagtttagaatcatagaatttgactcaaaaaattgatgacttggtatatctcattttaatatgcttagagtaatgcttgaaactaaaatttaaaaagaaataaaaaataattcgtaattcactttgttcaacacttttcactgttaattcttatttttaacaaagtacaaaagatgttaaagtggataaaataatttatttttttaaaaattatactttttatcataaataattattttttctataaaaattttaacacataatttattcttcacAAAAATTTGGGGCCCCCGAANTCcatctatttttacttgtccaataTCGACCATGACATGGCTCTTAaggagtaataaataaaatatttttattattattttaccatTTGAATATACCGAATTTAACGTTTTggaaaatgactatagttaatAATAAGGATAATTAGAAACTAAGTGATAatttagttcttgaattttcTAAACTGGACGATAACTATTGTCTATCTTTATTATAGtagacaattaaaagtgaacaaaGAAAATAGCAAGTTAAAGATTCGAGTCACCCAGAATATATAAAGTTGGAGAAGACGTTAAATCCTTCAGGCTGGCTGGGAAAATATGACTTGTAGGATTTCttctaaaatatttaaagatgAATTATGTGTTTAGAATATGACAAGAAAACTTTAAAGCTAAACCTAATCTAGCTTAAAGAAAGGATAGAATTTCTGCACCAAATAATTATATAgtacttaaataaataaattaataagacTTTTCATATTCCATGGTTGTTCAAGTAGGATTTTTAGTTTGGTGTATGCCATAGGTTTTGAGGTGGGGGGTAGGGGGGTTGTGTAGTATGGCCGCCAAGACAATTTGAATCACATAAAAATGGTTATAAATAGTGGGTTATGGccgacccgacccgacccaCTAGCTTGAAAACAAGAATTCTCAGAGATTATCCTAAAAGTATAATCAGTGGGACTCCCCCTGACTTCCACTACACACATTACATTACAAATTCTAAACAAATCAAAAGCTAtgcattttctatttttgtttaaatttcttttttataatcgtgaagtttgaattaatttacACGCATCTCAACTGATTCAATAAAATACCAACTATCTCCCACTCAGATCAGCAATAATACTCTGTCTATCAAGACATAAAcagataagaaaaaaattccaTAGTACTCGTATTTTTGTCTTCACTCAAATTTAAACATGAAACCTCATTAATTGATTGATCGTGGATTCATAGATAAATTAAAGAAtgggaaaagaacaaaaaggaaaaagaaagagaagtcATGATAACTCATACgaacattttaaatatataaatatttagaaACAGGAACAAAAAGTTCCTTATGATGTGCTAAATTCAGCCCAACCAAGagcaacaaattaaaacaagaagTTACATAAAACATAAACACAAATGTGTAGTCTTAGCTAAATTTAGCACTTGTTCCTGTTCCTAATCCAAGCcgattattaattaattaatgtcatTACAGCTCTACACATAATCTTCTCTATAATCATGTACTTAGCCTACCAACACATCATTCTGCCTGTAGATATGGCCCAGCTAGCATTGGCTGTCAATACTCACTTTCCCTTTTCTTACCTAAAAATGAAATCACTTCGTCTCATGCCTCTCTACCTGAACGTACCACCAAAATTTGGAGTCCAAAAATCTGTACTGGTTTCAGTTGCTACTGGAAAAGTACTCGATATCGGTACCAGGCACAATCCTCGGCTCCTCAAATCTTCTTCCTTAACCTTATCAACAATCTGCCAATAACATTTTTACGTCACTTAAAAGATAACTACATGTATGTCACAGTATACAATGGTACATGTCATTTAGTAAGTAGCTAAGAGGTAACACGCTTAATTTATC
The Solanum stenotomum isolate F172 chromosome 12, ASM1918654v1, whole genome shotgun sequence DNA segment above includes these coding regions:
- the LOC125848685 gene encoding probable NAD(P)H dehydrogenase (quinone) FQR1-like 1, yielding MATKVYIVYYSMYGHVEKLAQEIKKGAASVEGVEAKLWQVPETLSEEVLGKMGGPAKGDAPIITPNDLAEADGFVFGFPTRFGMMAAQFKAFLDATGGLWRTQQLAGKPAGLFYSTGSQGGGQETTALTAITQLVHHGMIFVPIGYTFGAGMFEMEQIKGGSPYGAGTFAGDGSRQPTALELEQAFHQGKHIATIAKKLKGSA